The following are from one region of the Gadus chalcogrammus isolate NIFS_2021 chromosome 19, NIFS_Gcha_1.0, whole genome shotgun sequence genome:
- the vezt gene encoding vezatin yields the protein MTEELDEDVVFENSPLFQYLHDLGHTDFEACPTGSQEEGDGEEAPPQGDDQKRSGAHLWRLANALWQWSPMGTAAPCHSLERELDCVFGQYSVRCVLDQDVLLQEDVELIELLDPGLLTLGSPADGSPGRTALTLPRPGLLARPSLWDAAGLVGLAAVLLGLFVASGGGWSLAGAAPWGLVLLGWAGARAGGLWRRARAQRAVHAAAAELQALVHDSKALTGVSRKALRLVQETEVISRGFTLVSAAGSFSRAGLGAEPRGQQLIGLRKALYRALRTAFRASRRATCHMLKSFPLNSEIDNVTNYVSAVPLKELGLGLGVEHVGDEQAQDLTDDYSLPALKLMFQLWVAQSSECFRRLALLLSARQQEEAEPVGVAAASAVLKPPSASPPSSSPSFPSALHRSIPAVTEPLHQALAGCLGEVQRSYDFHRYFETQPRGAGVADRAGPARQKCRELNTLHTSIRSLQLHLKALLSEMIILEDDLEKMMVCGERVAVPPPLSGEGYLELSQRLHTLQPHMQASNSCWEETVGQVDRMLRRTDAAAGLRQSAPAVPHVPTPTPSYPLILDRDSVPEELEWEAYVSDSDSEDDRGGAWCDMLSPEERDRQRREREESRRVLSELKAVLGFRASEGERLKWKQLLFNDQAATTPSNAGPPDTAPPPDATSNHNDQDHDGEEEEETAEEEKERRRAAAAAAAASDGEPATEFTCGLDKMAAGEGEEPRAEGAGRSELHQYDGLLDGGDSEGEGEGLADFLLTPRVPKLSTTDRLTELHGAEALSISSALAAQVAARSHALVHMEEQTFGDDDEEEEEEDEGEDGGTQEKH from the exons ATGACTGAGGAGCTGGATGAAGATGTGGTATTCGAG AACTCTCCTCTGTTCCAGTACCTCCATGATCTAGGGCACACAGACTTTGAGGCGTGTCCCACGGGTTCTCaggaagagggagatggagaggaagctCCTCCCCAGGGAGACGACCAGAAGCGTTCG GGAGCTCACCTGTGGAGGCTGGCCAACGCCTTGTGGCAGTGGAGCCCGATGGGAACGGCCGCCCCATGCCACTCTCTGGAGCGGGAGCTG GACTGCGTGTTCGGCCAGTACTCGGTGCGCTGCGTTCTGGACCAGGACGTCCTGCTGCAGGAGGACGTTGAGCTGATCGAGCTGCTGGACCCCGGCCTGCTGACCCTTGGCTCCCCCGCCGACGGCTCCCCCGGACGCACCGCGCTCACCCTGCCCCGGCCCGGCCTGCTGGCCAGACCCTCGCTCTG ggacGCCGCGGGGCTGGTGGGGCTGGCGGCCGTGCTGCTGGGCCTCTTCGTGGCCAGCGGCGGGGGCTGGTCCCTGGCCGGCGCGGCCCCCTGGGGCCTGGTGCTGCTGGGCTGGGCGGGCGCGCGGGCCGGCGGGCTGTGGCGGCGGGCCCGCGCCCAGAGGGCGGTGCACGCCGCGGCCGCGGAGCTCCAGGCGCTGGTCCACGACAGCAAGGCGCTGACGGGCGTGTCCCGCAAGGCGCTGCGGCTGGTGCAGGAGACGGAGGTCATCTCCCGCGGGTTCACTCT GGTGAGCGCGGCCGGCTCCTTTAgcagggcggggctgggggcggagCCTCGGGGCCAGCAGCTGATTGGTCTGCGGAAGGCTCTGTACCGCGCGCTCCGCACGGCGTTCCGGGCTTCCCGCCGCGCCACGTGCCACATGCTCAAGTC GTTCCCGCTGAACTCGGAGATCGACAACGTGACCAACTACGTGTCGGCGGTGCCGCTGAAggagctggggctggggctgggcgtGGAGCACGTGGGCGACGAGCAGGCTCAGGACCTCACCGACGACTACAGCCTGCCCGCCCTGAAG CTCATGTTCCAGCTGTGGGTCGCCCAAAGCTCCGAGTGCTTCCGCCGCCTGGCGCTGCTGCTGTCGGCACGGCaacaggaggaggcggagcccgTCGGGGTGGCCGCCGCCTCCGCGGTCCTCAAgcctccctccgcctcccccccctcctcctccccctccttcccctccgcCCTGCACCGCTCCATCCCCGCGGTGACGGAGCCCCTCCACCAGGCGCTGGCCGGCTGCCTGGGCGAGGTGCAGCGCAGCTACGACTTCCACCGCTACTTCGAGACGCAGCCGCGGGGCGCGGGGGTGGCGGACCGCGCCGGGCCGGCGCGCCAGAAGTGCCGGGAGCTCAACACCCTGCACACCTCCATCCGCAGCCTGCAGCTGCACCTCAAAGCCCTGCTGAGCGA gatgaTCATCCTGGAGGACGACCTGGAGAAGATGATGGTGTGCGGGGAGCGAGTGGCGGTGCCCCCGCCTCTCTCAGGGGAGGGCTACCTGGAGCTGAGCCAGCGGCTGCACACGCTGCAGCCCCACATGCAGGCCAGCAACAGCTGCTGGGAGGAGACGGTCGGCCAGGTGGACCGCATGCTGAGACGCACag ATGCTGCTGCAGGTCTGCGACAGAGCGCCCCCGCCGTGCCGCACGTCCCGACCCCCACGCCGTCCTACCCGCTCATTCTGGACCGGGACAGCGTACCAGAGGAGCTG GAGTGGGAGGCCTACGTGTCCGACTCTGACTCGGAGGACGACCGCGGGGGGGCCTGGTGCGACATGCTCTCCCCCGAGGAGCGCGACCGCCAGCGCCGCGAGCGCGAGGAGTCCCGGCGCGTCCTGTCGGAGCTCAAGGCCGTGCTGGGCTTCCGCGCCTCCGAGGGCGAGAGGCTGAAGTGGAAACAGCTGCTGTTCAACGACCAAG CTGCTACGACCCCGTCCAACGCGGGGCCGCCGGACACCGCGCCCCCCCCCGACGCCACCAGTAACCATAACGACCAGGACCACgacggagaggaagaagaggagaccgcagaagaagaaaaagaacggcgacgggcggcggcggcggcggcggcggcgagcgaCGGCGAGCCGGCCACCGAGTTCACCTGCGGCCTGGACAAGATGGCGGccggagaaggggaggagcctcGCGCGGAGGGAGCGGGCCGGTCCGAGCTCCACCAGTACGACGGGCTCCTCGACGGCGGCGACagcgagggggaaggggaggggctggcGGATTTCCTGCTGACGCCGCGCGTCCCGAAGCTCTCCACCACGGACAGACTGACGGAGCTCCACGGGGCGGAGGCCCTCAGCATTAGCTCCGCCCTCGCGGCCCAGGTGGCGGCGCGGTCGCACGCCCTCGTGCACATGGAGGAGCAGACGTTCGGTGAcgatgacgaggaggaggaggaggaggatgaaggggaGGACGGGGGGACGCAGGAGAAACACTAG